The following coding sequences lie in one Numenius arquata chromosome 27, bNumArq3.hap1.1, whole genome shotgun sequence genomic window:
- the LOC141475870 gene encoding uncharacterized protein: protein MRTQSKNMTNLEALLTSIELCSTVTFPTLKKLSTNDVVTIWRGVSKYVRKQLLKEEPRAVSITGLGTFFIKKCYFFENGKMITFQKPVFSLSRTVAQISELQHASVPVPGEIKKVLVSYKKTHLEVPYSEKVAQHCVQETLDFLYFILKKKEDTDFVLKDVGTLAIRGTEMTMAFCEDLLLSLNKSRDMVEKLLTKKLVISDKEVTLFPSRFGRVRQLPQFEMRVVPRRVSLTDEETSSDVKNGLSSTGKRGTEGRQHKETPFKSPELPLLTSEERGQTGQKGQAVFGINSRRKLQVSMAKRKEKEENREAGSVSFPELPQQQAGRESSRTRRAQLPQEEEDSLRSPETTSNTENGQQTAEAWTQLRRHFRTELESLGDMERWLTQKPALSQQEKKYLHRIKALRAARRGGVKSAETNSLDNKDSPIECKEKCPMPRSGDRPVDEHCLPSTIEADFGELVDQYRSKTAAVYMQSSKLCEERNVCITKPTLQKGLLHPGDRIIKEGGDIRKIRQPGGYYSTGRADAPSSGSTYRSGSQAMDTEKRHLQRKTMQETSSNKFWPGHLLDKLYLYFPEKQHDRAHALFSCVRPTKPVYHGI, encoded by the exons ATGCGGACCCAAAGCAAGAACATGACAAACCTGGAAGCACTGCTCACCAGCATCGAGCTCTGCAGCACGGTCACGTTTCCTACTCTCAAGAAGCTTTCCACAAACG aTGTCGTTACTATTTGGAGGGGTGTGTCTAAGTATGTTCGGAAACAGCtcctgaaggaagag ccTCGGGCTGTCAGCATAACAGGACTGGGGACGTTTTTTATCAAAAAATGTTACTTCTTTGAAAATGGCAAGATGATCACATTTCAGAAACCTGTGTTTTCACTGTCCAGGACTGTGGCACAGATCAGTGAGCTGCAACATGCTTCTGTACCTGTTCCCG gaGAGATTAAAAAAGTGTTGGTGAGCTACAAGAAGACCCACTTGGAGGTGCCCTATTCTGAGAAAGTCGCGCAGCACTGTGTGCAGGAGACCCTGGACTTTCTCTACTTCAtcctaaaaaagaaagaagatacgGACTTTGTTTTAAAGGATGTTGGCACTCTTGCTATCCGGGGAACAGAAATGACAATGGCATTTTGTGAAGACCTTTTACTAAGCCTCAACAAGTCCAGAGACATGGTGGAGAAGTTGCTCACT AAGAAATTGGTCATATCGGACAAAGAAGTCACTCTCTTCCCGAGCCGTTTTGGCCGCGTTCGCCAGCTTCCACA GTTTGAGATGAGAGTAGTGCCTCGAAGAGTTTCTCTCACAGATGAAGAGACATCTTCAGATGTCAAGAATGGTTTGAGCAGCACGGGAAAAAGAG GCACCGAAGGAAGGCAGCACAAAGAAACTCCTTTCAAGAGCCCCGAGTTGCCATTGCTTACTTCTGAAGAACGCGGGCAGACAGGACAG AAAGGACAGGCTGTATTTGGGATTAATAGCAGAAGAAAACTGCAGGTGTCCATGgccaaaaggaaggagaaagaagagaacagaGAAGCAGGAAGTGTCAGCTTTCCAGAATTGCCTCAACAGCAAGCtgggagagaaagcagcaggaCACGGAGGGCCCAG CTGCCTCAGGAGGAAGAAGATAGCCTCAGATCCCCAGAGACCACCTCCAATACAGAAAACGGTCAACAAACAGCAGAGGCTTGGACTCAGCTCAGGAGGCATTTTCGAACTGAGCTGGAAAGCTTGGGGGACATGGAAAGGTGGCTGACTCAAAAACCTGCCCTcagccaacaagaaaaaaaatacctgcacAGAATAAAGGCACTCAGAGCAGCCAGGAGAGGTGGTGTCAAATCAGCCGAGACCAACAGCCTGGAC AACAAAGACAGCCCAATAGAATGCAAAGAAAAGTGCCCGATGCCAAGATCTGGAGATCGCCCCGTTGATGAACACTGCCTGCCCTCAACCATAGAAGCTGACTTTGGAGAACTGGTTGACCAATATCGCAGCAAAACCGCGGCGGTCTACATGCAGAGCTCCAAGCTGTGCGAAGAGCGCAATGTTTGCATCACCAAGCCAACCCTGCAGAAAG GCCTGCTGCATCCAGGAGACAGGATCATCAAGGAGGGAGGAGACATAAGGAAGATCAGGCAGCCTGGAGGATACTACAGCACAGGACGTGCTGATGCTCCATCATCTGGGAGCACCTACAGATCAGGAAGCCAGGCCATGGACACAGAAAAGAG gcatCTTCAGAGGAAGACGATGCAAGAGACAAGCAGCAATAAATTCTGGCCAGGTCATCTTCTGGACAAGCTATACCTATACTTTCCTGAAAAGCAACATGACAGGGCACATGCCTTGTTCAGCTGTGTTCGTCCAACCAAGCCTGTCTACCATGGCATCTAA